The following are encoded in a window of Streptomyces sp. SAT1 genomic DNA:
- a CDS encoding ComF family protein, with protein sequence MRRWWRDLTDLVLPTECGGCGRPRTVLCPRCRAALGRAAPRRVRPDPAPRGLPAVHAAAPYADEVRAALLAHKERGALALTGPLGAALAGAVRAGLRTAGIPDAARGGTGPVLLVPVPSARGAVRARGHDPVRRIALAAAGELRRSGLPVRTLTVLRQRRAVADQSALGSRQRQANLAGALRAVPGGGRLLLDGPVVLVDDLMTTGASLTEAARAVRSAVYTARAREGMEERKPVTRRKEGNPLYGTSELADAGGSGDVICAAVVAAPPDSFEIDGTDSGDASLQVMTGAIHLDGGTPR encoded by the coding sequence ATGCGCAGGTGGTGGCGGGACCTCACCGACCTGGTACTGCCGACCGAGTGCGGAGGCTGCGGCAGGCCGCGCACGGTGCTCTGCCCCCGGTGCCGTGCCGCCCTCGGCCGGGCCGCGCCGCGCCGGGTGCGGCCGGACCCGGCGCCGCGCGGTCTGCCGGCCGTGCATGCGGCCGCTCCGTACGCGGACGAGGTCAGGGCGGCTCTCCTCGCCCACAAGGAAAGAGGAGCGCTGGCCCTGACCGGGCCACTGGGCGCGGCGCTGGCGGGCGCCGTGCGGGCCGGGCTGCGCACGGCCGGGATCCCGGACGCGGCCCGGGGCGGCACCGGACCGGTGCTGCTGGTGCCGGTGCCCTCCGCGCGGGGCGCCGTGCGGGCCCGGGGGCACGATCCGGTGCGGCGGATCGCGCTGGCGGCGGCCGGTGAGCTGCGCCGTTCGGGACTGCCGGTCCGGACGCTCACCGTGCTGCGGCAGCGGCGCGCCGTGGCCGACCAGTCGGCGCTCGGCTCCCGGCAGCGGCAGGCGAACCTCGCCGGTGCGCTGCGGGCGGTCCCGGGCGGCGGGCGGCTGCTGCTGGACGGGCCCGTCGTGCTGGTCGACGACCTGATGACGACGGGGGCCTCGCTGACGGAGGCGGCGCGCGCGGTGAGGTCGGCCGTGTACACGGCGCGGGCCCGGGAAGGGATGGAGGAACGGAAGCCGGTAACACGGCGGAAGGAGGGGAACCCGTTGTACGGCACATCCGAATTGGCGGATGCCGGCGGAAGCGGTGACGTGATCTGCGCGGCCGTCGTCGCCGCTCCACCGGATTCCTTCGAAATAGACGGAACTGACAGCGGAGACGCATCGTTGCAGGTAATGACAGGGGCAATTCATCTGGATGGAGGTACACCGCGGTAG
- a CDS encoding response regulator, giving the protein MTDSFGPMRDEDADRGAVGMGPDTGPSRAEPIRVLVVDDHALFRRGLEIVLAAEEDIQVVGEAGDGAEAVDKAADLLPDIVLMDVRMPRRGGIEACTSIKEVAPSAKIIMLTISDEEADLYDAIKAGATGYLLKEISTDEVSTAIRAVADGQSQISPSMASKLLTEFKSMIQRTDERRLVPAPRLTDRELEVLKLVATGMNNRDIAKELFISENTVKNHVRNILEKLQLHSRMEAVVYAMREKILEIR; this is encoded by the coding sequence ATGACGGACAGCTTCGGACCGATGCGGGACGAGGACGCCGACCGCGGCGCCGTCGGCATGGGTCCGGACACGGGCCCGTCCCGTGCGGAGCCGATCAGGGTCCTGGTGGTCGACGACCACGCCCTTTTCCGCCGTGGCCTGGAGATCGTGCTCGCCGCCGAGGAGGACATCCAGGTCGTCGGCGAGGCGGGCGACGGCGCCGAGGCCGTGGACAAGGCCGCCGACCTGCTGCCCGACATCGTCCTGATGGATGTGCGGATGCCCCGGCGCGGCGGGATCGAGGCGTGCACCTCCATCAAGGAGGTCGCCCCCAGCGCGAAGATCATCATGTTGACGATCAGCGACGAGGAGGCCGACCTCTACGACGCGATCAAGGCGGGCGCGACCGGTTATCTCCTCAAGGAGATCTCCACGGACGAGGTGTCCACCGCGATCCGCGCGGTGGCCGACGGGCAGTCGCAGATCAGCCCGTCCATGGCGTCCAAGCTGCTCACCGAGTTCAAGTCGATGATCCAGCGCACCGACGAGCGCCGTCTCGTGCCCGCCCCCCGGCTGACCGACCGGGAGCTGGAGGTCCTCAAGCTGGTGGCGACGGGGATGAACAACCGGGACATCGCCAAGGAGTTGTTCATCTCCGAGAACACCGTGAAGAACCACGTCCGCAACATCCTGGAGAAGCTCCAGCTGCACTCCAGGATGGAGGCGGTGGTGTACGCGATGCGGGAGAAGATCCTGGAGATCCGCTGA
- the hpf gene encoding ribosome hibernation-promoting factor, HPF/YfiA family, whose protein sequence is MDIVVKGRKTEVPDRFRKHVAEKLNLEKIQKLDGKVISLDVEVSKEPNPRQADRCDRVEITLRSRGPVVRAEAAASDPYAALDLAAEKLHALLRKQHDKRFSRRGARRIPASEVPDRVPGVAALNGSGQTAAEEAADHVPTKKVGSLEVQGDGPLVVREKTHLAAPMTLDQALYEMELVGHDFYLFVDSETKEPSVVYRRHAYDYGVIHLRTDTMVAVENSPEAGGTLGG, encoded by the coding sequence GTGGACATCGTCGTCAAGGGCCGCAAGACAGAGGTGCCCGACCGGTTCCGCAAGCACGTGGCCGAGAAGCTGAACCTGGAGAAGATCCAGAAGCTCGACGGCAAGGTGATCAGCCTCGACGTCGAGGTGTCCAAGGAGCCCAACCCCCGGCAGGCCGACCGTTGCGACCGAGTGGAGATCACGCTCCGCTCCCGCGGTCCGGTGGTCCGGGCGGAGGCGGCGGCCAGCGACCCGTACGCGGCACTCGACCTCGCGGCGGAGAAGCTGCACGCACTGCTGCGCAAGCAGCACGACAAGCGTTTCTCCCGGCGCGGTGCGCGCCGCATCCCGGCCTCCGAGGTCCCCGACCGCGTGCCGGGCGTGGCCGCGCTCAACGGCAGCGGGCAGACCGCCGCCGAGGAGGCCGCTGACCACGTGCCCACGAAGAAGGTGGGCTCGCTCGAGGTACAGGGCGACGGCCCGCTCGTGGTCCGCGAGAAGACCCACCTCGCCGCTCCGATGACCCTCGACCAGGCTCTCTACGAGATGGAGCTGGTCGGGCACGACTTCTACCTGTTCGTCGACTCGGAGACCAAGGAACCGAGCGTGGTCTACCGGCGGCACGCCTACGACTACGGCGTGATCCACCTCAGGACGGACACGATGGTCGCGGTGGAGAACTCCCCCGAGGCGGGCGGCACGCTGGGCGGCTGA